The following is a genomic window from Halobellus ruber.
AGCTGTCGTCGACCGTCGGCCGCCAGTACAGCAGCGCGACTGTGACGAGAAACACCGCCGTCGAGAGGTCGTACGACAGGCCCAGGGCGACGGTCGCGACCGCGGATCCCCCGCCGACGACGCCCGTCGCGACCGACGCGATCACCGGCCACGTACACGAGACACACGACAGCAACCCGAGCAGTCCCGACACCGCCGACCCGACCGCGTCGATCACGGTGGCGTAGACGAGGTACGACAGCGCCAGGTAGCCGACGGCACGGGCGGGAACGAGCCCGATCACGACGTACGGCGTCGAAAGCACCGGCGCGGGACCCCACCCCGGCGGCAGCGGGACGACGCGGACGCCCCAGCCGGTGCCCGCTTCCGGCAGGGTCAACAGACCGCCGGCGACCGCGAGCGCGGCGAAGTAGCCGACCGCCACCGCGGCGGCCCGCCGTCGGGTCCGCCAGTCGGTCGGCGCGGGGTCGGCCTTCCAGAGGACGACGATCCCGACGAACAGCCACAGGAGCCCGTAGACGACGTATCGGGGCTCGAAGGCGGTGATCCCCGAAACCAGCAGATACGCGACCGCGAGCAACACCAGGGTGTTCGCGACGATCGCGCCGTACAGCAGCGTTCGGACGTCGACCCGTTCTCGAACCGATGCGGTCGCCATCTCACACCACCAAGGTGTCGAGGACGACCGAAAGCAGCAGCGCGCCGAGGTAGGCGTTCGACGCGTGGAACGATCGGAACGCCGCCTTCTCGGTCTGTTCGTAGTGGAGCCGGACCGCGAAGTAGAGGAACGCGGCGCCGAACGCAACGCTCGTCAGGGCGTACAGCAGCCCCAGCGCCTCCATCGACGCCAGGGCGCCGGCCGCCACGAGCGTCGCCGCCAGATACCACAGGATGTGTTTCCGCGTTTCGGTCTCGCCGCGGACCACCGGCATCATCGGGAACCCGCCGCGCTCGTAGTCCTCCTTGTACGCCAGCGCGAGGTTGTAGAAGTGCGCGGGC
Proteins encoded in this region:
- a CDS encoding DUF7546 family protein, yielding MATASVRERVDVRTLLYGAIVANTLVLLAVAYLLVSGITAFEPRYVVYGLLWLFVGIVVLWKADPAPTDWRTRRRAAAVAVGYFAALAVAGGLLTLPEAGTGWGVRVVPLPPGWGPAPVLSTPYVVIGLVPARAVGYLALSYLVYATVIDAVGSAVSGLLGLLSCVSCTWPVIASVATGVVGGGSAVATVALGLSYDLSTAVFLVTVALLYWRPTVDDS